Proteins co-encoded in one Kribbella solani genomic window:
- a CDS encoding sialidase family protein: protein MRVLTPGRLAAAALLVLGSLAAPVTPTAQANDQATDPAVEQAAGPAAAAGAAPFVEDSVLFQQKTNGYACFRIPAVVHATDGEVLAFAEGRVADCGDDGDIDIVLRRSSDGGKTFGPLQVVSKGNGSTHGNPVPIVDNKTGRIVLVTTHNGPEPCTNGCDRDPYVQTSDDNATTWTAPRELTDAKLPSWNFWYATGPMHGIQLQHGPHAGRLIVGASFETYDGAGPHVYGTHLLYSDDAGETWHIGATTSRDDGKVIAQEVTVVELTDGRIYALARERGTDPGNRAYAISSDGGATFDAPFRTIPRLVMPDVQGSLLRFSARNEGGNRNRILFSAPAHPAAREVMTVRSSYDEARSFGTWQQGKVFYWGPSAYSDLVRLDGDQAGLLYEAGVANPYESIRWARFNEAYLSTPNGTPPGVPGPPAPGPRTADVGPAHNPAYVRGGATVAAGKFGNGLALDGVDDYVEVPFDRSIDLGADDFTMMTWIKYGAKTGSRAILWAYRTGSGSTPQVWLRAEPESNRIRALLSVDRFNVTVQSASAYNDDAWHHVVLQRANGKLRLLIDGTEVGSATAPPGSVTAGKEFGVQGIQVGQRVDGANRFQGTVDEVRVYRRALTDAELTAIRETNKPIRSKLGLDLPLNQVSVPGLG, encoded by the coding sequence TGCTCGGAAGCCTCGCCGCCCCTGTGACACCTACCGCCCAAGCCAACGATCAAGCCACCGATCCAGCCGTCGAGCAGGCCGCCGGCCCGGCCGCCGCCGCTGGAGCCGCGCCGTTCGTCGAGGACAGCGTGCTGTTCCAGCAGAAGACCAACGGGTATGCGTGTTTCCGCATCCCGGCCGTCGTGCACGCGACCGACGGCGAGGTGCTCGCGTTCGCCGAGGGCCGGGTCGCGGACTGCGGCGACGACGGCGACATCGACATCGTGCTGCGCCGGTCGTCCGACGGCGGCAAGACCTTCGGACCACTACAGGTCGTTTCCAAAGGCAACGGCAGCACCCACGGCAACCCCGTGCCGATTGTTGACAATAAGACAGGCCGAATCGTCCTGGTCACCACGCACAACGGCCCGGAGCCGTGTACGAACGGCTGCGACCGCGACCCGTACGTACAGACCAGCGACGACAACGCCACCACCTGGACCGCGCCGCGCGAACTGACCGACGCGAAACTGCCGAGCTGGAACTTCTGGTACGCGACCGGTCCGATGCACGGCATCCAGCTCCAGCACGGCCCGCACGCCGGCCGGCTGATCGTCGGCGCCAGCTTCGAGACGTACGACGGTGCCGGACCGCACGTGTACGGCACGCACCTGCTGTACTCCGACGACGCCGGCGAAACCTGGCACATCGGCGCGACCACGTCCCGCGACGACGGCAAGGTGATCGCGCAGGAAGTCACCGTGGTCGAGCTGACCGACGGACGGATCTACGCGCTCGCCCGCGAACGCGGAACCGATCCAGGCAACCGCGCGTACGCGATCAGCAGCGACGGCGGCGCCACCTTCGACGCGCCGTTCCGGACGATCCCGCGACTGGTGATGCCGGACGTCCAGGGCTCGCTGCTCCGATTCAGCGCGCGAAACGAAGGCGGCAACCGGAACCGCATCCTGTTCTCCGCGCCGGCCCATCCGGCCGCGCGTGAGGTGATGACGGTGCGGTCGTCGTACGACGAGGCGCGATCCTTCGGCACCTGGCAGCAAGGAAAGGTCTTCTACTGGGGACCTTCCGCGTACTCGGACCTGGTCCGGCTGGACGGCGATCAGGCCGGGTTACTGTACGAGGCCGGCGTCGCGAACCCGTACGAGTCGATCCGCTGGGCGCGCTTCAACGAGGCGTATCTGTCGACGCCGAACGGTACGCCACCGGGCGTTCCCGGCCCGCCCGCACCTGGTCCCCGGACGGCGGATGTGGGCCCAGCGCACAACCCGGCGTACGTACGCGGCGGCGCGACCGTTGCCGCCGGCAAGTTCGGGAACGGGCTCGCGCTCGACGGCGTGGACGACTACGTCGAGGTGCCGTTCGACCGGTCGATCGACCTCGGCGCGGACGACTTCACGATGATGACGTGGATCAAGTACGGCGCGAAGACCGGTTCGCGGGCGATCCTCTGGGCGTACCGGACCGGGTCGGGCAGTACGCCGCAGGTGTGGTTGCGGGCGGAACCCGAGAGCAACCGGATCAGGGCGTTGCTGTCGGTTGACCGGTTCAATGTGACAGTGCAGTCGGCTTCGGCGTACAACGACGACGCGTGGCATCACGTCGTACTGCAACGCGCGAACGGCAAGCTCCGCTTGCTGATCGACGGCACCGAGGTCGGCTCCGCGACCGCACCACCCGGATCGGTCACGGCCGGCAAGGAGTTCGGTGTCCAGGGCATCCAGGTCGGTCAGCGAGTCGACGGCGCGAACCGGTTCCAGGGCACGGTCGACGAGGTGCGCGTCTACCGCCGGGCGCTCACGGACGCGGAACTGACCGCGATCCGCGAGACGAACAAGCCGATCCGTTCGAAGCTAGGGCTCGACCTGCCCCTGAACCAGGTGAGCGTGCCAGGCCTGGGCTGA
- a CDS encoding deoxyguanosinetriphosphate triphosphohydrolase: MRKQHKGYDEHDAERWVAEPVKRPGRTAFARDRARVLHSAALRRLAAKTQVVTAGSDDFVRNRLTHSLEVAQIGRELAATLGCDPDIVDAACLSHDLGHPPFGHNGERALDQVAADIGGFEGNAQTLRLLTRLESKTFDADGRSVGLNLSRATLDAATKYPWPRREGERKFGVYDDDLAVFTWLRAGVGERRCLEAQVMDFADDVAYSVHDVEDAIVAHHLDLAAVQADRAPYWDTVRRMYLPEATDTELDEGWARLRGLNYWPAAGFDDSRRALGGLKDLTSQLIGRFATGAEQATHAAFGRSRLIRYEADLIVPDGIRVEIGLLKGIGMFHVLNSPERQARRAVQRELLTELIEALWKSAPRDLDVPFRSDFAAAADDNARLRVIVDQVASLTDPSAQAWHAHLVQGQVEP; encoded by the coding sequence ATGAGGAAGCAGCACAAAGGGTATGACGAGCATGATGCCGAGCGCTGGGTCGCGGAGCCGGTCAAACGGCCGGGGCGGACCGCGTTCGCGCGTGACCGGGCGCGGGTGCTGCACAGCGCGGCGCTGCGCCGGCTGGCGGCGAAGACCCAGGTGGTCACGGCCGGCAGCGACGACTTCGTCCGGAACCGGTTGACCCACAGCCTCGAGGTCGCGCAGATCGGGCGCGAGCTCGCGGCGACGCTCGGCTGCGATCCGGACATCGTGGACGCTGCCTGCCTGTCGCACGATCTCGGGCATCCGCCGTTCGGCCACAACGGTGAGCGCGCGCTCGATCAGGTCGCGGCGGACATCGGCGGTTTCGAGGGCAACGCGCAGACCCTGCGGCTACTGACTCGGCTGGAGTCGAAGACGTTCGATGCCGACGGCCGCAGCGTCGGGCTGAACCTGAGCCGCGCGACCCTGGACGCCGCGACCAAGTACCCGTGGCCGCGGCGCGAGGGCGAGCGGAAGTTCGGCGTGTACGACGATGATCTCGCCGTCTTCACCTGGTTGCGTGCGGGCGTGGGGGAGCGGCGCTGCCTGGAAGCGCAGGTGATGGACTTCGCCGACGACGTCGCGTACTCGGTGCACGACGTCGAGGACGCGATCGTCGCCCATCACCTGGATCTCGCCGCGGTGCAGGCGGACCGCGCGCCGTACTGGGACACCGTCCGGCGGATGTATTTGCCCGAGGCAACCGATACGGAGCTGGACGAGGGCTGGGCGCGGCTGCGCGGGCTGAACTACTGGCCGGCGGCCGGCTTCGACGACAGCCGGCGGGCGCTCGGCGGGCTGAAGGACCTGACCAGCCAGCTGATCGGCCGGTTCGCCACCGGTGCCGAGCAGGCGACGCATGCCGCCTTCGGCCGGTCCCGCCTGATCCGGTACGAGGCCGATCTGATCGTCCCGGATGGCATTCGCGTCGAGATCGGCCTGCTCAAGGGCATCGGCATGTTCCACGTACTCAACTCACCGGAACGCCAGGCCCGCCGCGCGGTGCAACGCGAGCTGCTCACCGAGCTGATCGAAGCCCTGTGGAAAAGCGCCCCGCGTGATCTCGACGTCCCGTTCCGATCCGACTTCGCGGCGGCGGCCGACGACAACGCGCGGCTGCGCGTCATCGTCGACCAGGTCGCCTCGCTGACCGATCCGTCAGCCCAGGCCTGGCACGCTCACCTGGTTCAGGGGCAGGTCGAGCCCTAG